A stretch of DNA from Anopheles nili chromosome 2, idAnoNiliSN_F5_01, whole genome shotgun sequence:
ATCTTTAGCTGAAGGGCCGCAAACGAGACAATGACGACTATACTCATCTCAACATACGGATGGTTGAAACTGAGACCTACAATCAAAAGCAACCTGTTTACACCTTTGTTTAAACATTAAATTTGAGTTGATATTAAAACCATTGAAAATAGCATCAATAAGAAAACATCGTTATTcagtttttaataaaaattggATTGTTTTCAATAGCCACCAACTTCAATCGCGACATATTCCAGTTCTTTGCGTCGATAGCGTTTGGCTCATTTTTTGCCAGGTCCACGATTAATAAGTTCATCAAGTTGATTGGTCTTGAGGATACCAAGGCCCTTTTCCTTAGGTTCCTAACGTTAAGCAACCAAAACTGAAATCACAGAAAGCAACCCACGTGGGCCTttatgttttggtttgttttaccgAAGCACATATTTCATAACCCTTATAGTTTTGTAATGTGATATAACATGCATCAATACCGCAGCTTACAACATTTTGGCATAACTCATACAATTGAGATTGCTTCATGAAGCACTGGGTACCTCCATGACAATCTACTTTAAGAATCACTTGATATTAAGCTAATGTTGCCCAAAGATTTCGAATCGAAAAAGCAAGAAACATGAACAATATGTTGATGcacaatatttattttcaataaacCTGTTATTGTGTTTAGTATGCAAAATCCAAATGTTTATGTCCTTCATCCTTAGGGGCCTAACCTAATGTGTATGTCCTTCATCCTTAGGGGCTCAAACCTCTGACCAAAACTGATTTAATTGATATGTTCGTGTAGTCTAAAATTTTGTAACAAAATTTACGTGACTAATCACATCGTAATCATAACGTACTTTGGAGATATAGCATAATTGCATCAAAGGAAGTGTGTTAAATCGCTTTTGTTCCAGTTTGGAAAAGTTGGGGTTGTTGCCAATATTTAAAAACTCCAGACGCGGCATATTCCAGTTCAGCAAATGTAGAATTGATAGTTGATTATCCGAGAGGTCGACAACAAATAAGTCATTGAAGTGGATTGAAGTTGAAGATACGAAGGTAGTTATTCGATTGTTCTTAAGGTTTAGCACCTTCAACCAGGCTGCTTTCGAAAGAATAGCCATATCGAAGAGTTCAAGTTTGTTGTAGCTCATATCCAGAATCTCGAGTGCTCTCAAACGATCCATTCCTTTTGGAACTGTATTCAAACGATTCCGATGCAGGATCAATTTAGTCAAGCGACAATCAATTTCTTCATCTGACCAAGCAAGTTCAAATCGTTCCAAACCAGCATTGATTAGATATAGAACGATTAGATTGTTAGGCTCTATCGTGAGCTCGGTACGCATGTTTTGGGTGTCATTAAGGCCTTCGAACCTAAACTCTCTCATGATAGATTGATTGAAATTCAGTACCGGCTGATAATCTGCTGCTACTTTGGCACTGTACTTATAATAGCTGTGTAAAGTTACGATCGGCTCCGAAATGTTCTTGTAGCTGCATTGGTTTGTTTGATTCATGCTGATCGTTCGAAAGTAGTTGTAgaaatacatttttgtttctgtttcattGCTTCTTTGAATGAGCACTGGATTTCCCAGGGTGTAAGTTGAACTGTGAATGGTGACAACTCCTACCAATATAGCAGTACTAAAACACCATGATAAGTATTTAAGCGTtgaatgtgaaaaatatttttgacgAGAACTTACACCCAGAATGCACCCATTTTCCGATGGTTCTGATCTTATCTCCTCGTACAAACTATTTCAAGAAGGCGATCCCGTGCATGTTTATATATATGCTCGCTGAACATCTGTGTCATCCATTTGCAGTGCAATTGAATCATTGCGAATCGTCTAATGTCACATActaatttatcattcaaagGAATTACTACGGCACCGCTCTTTGGGCGGAAGATGACTAATGGAACAATATCTCTTAGATTAATAGACAAAAGTAAACTGGTGCTGATATatgtgctcgttttttttatcttaacAGTTCcttttattattcattcaaTAAGCGTCGGTGTATAAATGATAGGAATCAGTACCAGACAGAAACTTGAGAGTATTGTTAGTAAATCATTTAAAACTATAAACAGCATCAAAAGGTATGGTTTTACCAAAAAATATCATGAAACGGGCCAATTGTTATCATACACTAGGAAACATTTCATTGTGCAACGCAAACCAGAAGGACATGAAGAgctattcttttttgttattacttgtttctttattttgatTATGTACTTACGGGACTGAAATCACAGAAAGCAATCCACGTGGGACTttatgttttggttttttttatcgaagcCCATATTTCATAACTCTTACATTTTTGTAATGTGATATAACATGCATTCGTACCGTGGCTTATAACATTTGGTTGTATTTCAAACAATTGATATTGCTTCGTGAAGCACTGGGCACCTCCATGAAAAGCTACTTTGAGAATAACTTGATGTGATGCACATTTTCTCTAAAGACTTCGAATCAAAAAAGCATGAAACATGAACAATATGTTGATGCAATACGAATATGTCGAGGTTAAACCTCTGGCCAAAACTGATTTACTTGCTATGTACGTGTAGCATGAATTTCTGTAACAAAATTTACGTGATGTATCACATCGTAATCATAACGTACTTTAGAGAGATAGCAAACCCGCATCAAAGGAAGTGTGTTATATCGCCTTTGTTCCAGTTTTTCAAAGTTGGAATTGTTGCCAATTATTAAAAACTCCAGACGCGGCATATTCCAGCCCTTCAAATCTAGAATTGGTGATAGTTGATTATCCGAGAGGTCGATAACAAATAAGTCATTGAAGTGGATTGAAGTTGAAGATACGAAGGTACTTATTCGATTGTTCTTAAGGTTTAGCGCCTTCAACCAGGTTGCTTTCGAGAGAATAGCCATATCGAAGAGTTCAAGTTTGTTGTAGCTCATATCCAGAATCTCGAGTGCTCTCAAACGATCCATTCCTTTTGGAACTGTATTCAAACGATTCCGATGCAGGATCAATTTAGTCAAGCGACAATCAATTTCTTCATCTGACCAAGCAAGTTCCAATCGTTCCAATCCAGCATTGATTAAATATAGAATGTTAAGTTTGTTAGGCTCTAGCGAGAACTCGGTACTAACGTTTTGGGTGTCATCAAGGCCTTCGAAACTAAATGCTGTCATAGTAGATTGATTGAAATTCAGTGCTGGCTGATAATCTGCTGCTATTTTGGCACTTGTCTTGTAATAGCTGTGTAAAGTTACAATCGGCCTCGAAATGTTCTCCAGGTTGCATTGGTTCATTTGCTCTTGGTTGTTCATCGTTGGTAAGTTAAAGTgaaaaaccgtttttgaaattattttattgtttctgtCAACGAGCGTTGGATTTGCGAGAGTGTAGGTTGTAAAGTAAATGGTGACAACTCCGAGGAATATAACAGCACTAAAACAccatgataaatatttaagcGTTGattgttaaaaaatatttttgacgAGAACTTACACCCAGAATGCACCCATTTTCCGATGCTACTGATCTTATCTTCTCGTACGATCTACTTTAAGAGAGCGGTTCCGAGCATCTTTATATATGCCTGAGGAAAATTTGAGCCAGTCATATGCAGCGTAATTGAATTACAGCAAATCATGCCATGCCAGACACTAATCTTTACTTCAATGGGATAAATTTAAACCCGTTCTTTGAACGTAGAAGTAGAATGCACTCTGCTCTATTTGATATAGATTAACTTTCctatttaaatttgatatAATAAGAAACAATTTTCTCATATTTGTGTTTGGCCATTTCATTAGTGTTCTTGCTAAAACGATTGTAATTGGAAGCTAATGGAAACTTTTGACAAACAGCTCGCAGAATACTTTTCGATGAACAATAAAGA
This window harbors:
- the LOC128720636 gene encoding protein flightless-1-like — its product is MGAFWVTAILVGVVTIHSSTYTLGNPVLIQRSNETETKMYFYNYFRTISMNQTNQCSYKNISEPIVTLHSYYKYSAKVAADYQPVLNFNQSIMREFRFEGLNDTQNMRTELTIEPNNLIVLYLINAGLERFELAWSDEEIDCRLTKLILHRNRLNTVPKGMDRLRALEILDMSYNKLELFDMAILSKAAWLKVLNLKNNRITTFVSSTSIHFNDLFVVDLSDNQLSILHLLNWNMPRLEFLNIGNNPNFSKLEQKRFNTLPLMQLCYISKVRYDYDVISHVNFVTKF